The following proteins come from a genomic window of Actinomarinicola tropica:
- the treS gene encoding maltose alpha-D-glucosyltransferase — protein MSLPDDPHWYRDAVIYELHVRSFMDSNGDGIGDFKGLTSKLDYLADLGVTALWLLPFYPSPLRDDGYDIADYTGVNPSYGTLRDLRTFLRAAHDRGLRVITELVMNHTSDQHEWFQKARSSPPGSKWREFYVWSDTAEEYPDARIIFQDFESSNWTWDPVAGAYYWHRFYSHQPDLNFENPEVRAAMFSTLDRWFEMGVDGVRLDAVPYLFEREGTNCENLPETHEFLKELRAHVDSRWDNRMFLAEANQWPEDAAAYFGDGDECHMNFHFPVMPRLFMSLRMEDRLPIIDILEQTPDLPEGAQWATFLRNHDELTLEMVTDEERDYMVRAYADDPQARINLGIRRRLAPLLENDRRKTELMNGLLFSLPGTPVVYYGDEIGMGDNFYLGDRDSVRTPMQWTADRNAGFSRANPQQLFLPPVIDPEYHYEKVNVESQQRNPSSLLWWMRRLIALRKRHPVFGRGDLEFIDSDNAKVLSFTRSMPEGEETDRVLVVANLSRHAQPVELDLRHLQGLTPVEMFGHTRFAPIGELPYYLTLAPFQFFWFSLEPSRTVDSTPDDEQPLRTLRIDRDWHELFGRSRRNDLTKAIPDFITQRRWFAGKDRTLRGVKVREVLPVAVGRRKPVAYLVRTEVDYVGADSEQYLLTLTAAQGDRADELSTYRPDAVVARLERASGGDAGLLIDAVVDADFCTTLLETIGRSREHALDGGAALTGDGRPELRRMLGKEGLEVRLIGAEQSNTSVIFGDQVVMKLIRKVDAGENPEVEVGAALTAEGFDASARHFGALRYQSGGSSSTVAVAQAYVPNEGDAWSHTLDLLSRFFEHVVTTEDDPTQLPFPPDGPLDAPIEVPDPVAELVGPMLQPVDLLAGRLAELHTTLAGAPGEAFAPEVFSTLYQRSLYQSFRGQTRSTMSLVRRRLKDRTAGFDDALRGHLEDLLSRESDLLESFGRVRGHRIDARRIRIHGDLHLGQVLWTGRDMVIIDFEGEPSRPIGERRIKRSPLVDTAGILRSFHYATSVSLAEQVARGVVGDDPAQLGTMRTWGGLWRRWMEALFLSRYLRSVADAGLVPEDEDDRRVLLELYGMEKALYELRYELQYRPDWVQVPLASLLAGIDEGDS, from the coding sequence ATGAGCCTTCCCGACGACCCCCACTGGTACCGCGACGCGGTGATCTACGAGCTGCACGTCCGCTCGTTCATGGACTCGAACGGCGACGGGATCGGCGACTTCAAGGGCCTCACCTCGAAGCTCGACTACCTCGCCGACCTCGGTGTCACCGCGCTCTGGCTGCTCCCGTTCTACCCCTCGCCGCTGCGGGACGACGGCTACGACATCGCCGACTACACCGGCGTCAACCCGTCCTACGGCACGCTCCGCGACCTCCGCACCTTCCTGCGCGCCGCCCACGACCGTGGGCTGCGGGTCATCACCGAGCTGGTGATGAACCACACGTCGGACCAGCACGAGTGGTTCCAGAAGGCCCGGAGCTCGCCGCCCGGATCGAAGTGGCGCGAGTTCTACGTGTGGAGCGACACGGCCGAGGAGTACCCCGACGCCCGCATCATCTTCCAGGACTTCGAGTCGTCGAACTGGACGTGGGACCCGGTCGCCGGCGCCTACTACTGGCACCGGTTCTACAGCCACCAGCCCGACCTCAACTTCGAGAACCCCGAGGTGCGGGCGGCGATGTTCTCCACGCTCGACCGCTGGTTCGAGATGGGTGTCGACGGCGTGCGCCTCGACGCCGTGCCCTACCTCTTCGAGCGCGAGGGCACGAACTGCGAGAACCTGCCCGAGACCCACGAGTTCCTGAAGGAGCTGCGGGCCCACGTCGACAGCCGGTGGGACAACCGCATGTTCCTCGCCGAGGCGAACCAGTGGCCCGAGGACGCCGCCGCCTACTTCGGCGACGGCGACGAGTGCCACATGAACTTCCACTTCCCGGTCATGCCGCGCCTGTTCATGTCGCTGCGCATGGAGGACCGCCTCCCGATCATCGACATCCTCGAGCAGACGCCCGACCTGCCCGAGGGCGCCCAGTGGGCCACGTTCCTGCGGAACCACGACGAGCTCACGCTCGAGATGGTCACCGACGAGGAGCGCGACTACATGGTCCGCGCCTACGCCGACGACCCCCAGGCGCGCATCAACCTCGGCATCCGCCGGCGCCTGGCCCCGCTGCTCGAGAACGACCGCCGCAAGACCGAGCTGATGAACGGCCTGCTCTTCTCGCTGCCCGGCACGCCGGTCGTCTACTACGGCGACGAGATCGGCATGGGGGACAACTTCTACCTCGGCGACCGCGACTCGGTGCGCACGCCGATGCAGTGGACCGCCGATCGCAACGCGGGCTTCTCGCGAGCCAACCCCCAGCAGCTGTTCCTGCCACCGGTCATCGACCCCGAGTACCACTACGAGAAGGTCAACGTCGAGAGCCAGCAGCGCAACCCGAGCTCGCTGCTGTGGTGGATGCGCCGCCTGATCGCGCTGCGCAAGCGCCACCCCGTGTTCGGTCGGGGCGACCTCGAGTTCATCGACTCCGACAACGCCAAGGTCCTGTCGTTCACCCGCTCGATGCCCGAGGGCGAGGAGACCGACCGCGTCCTCGTCGTCGCCAACCTGTCCCGGCACGCCCAGCCGGTGGAGCTCGACCTGCGGCACCTCCAGGGGCTGACCCCCGTCGAGATGTTCGGGCACACCCGCTTCGCGCCGATCGGCGAGCTGCCGTACTACCTCACGCTGGCGCCGTTCCAGTTCTTCTGGTTCTCGCTCGAGCCGTCACGGACGGTCGACAGCACGCCCGACGACGAGCAGCCGCTGCGCACCCTGCGGATCGACCGCGACTGGCACGAGCTGTTCGGCCGGTCGCGCCGCAACGACCTCACCAAGGCGATCCCGGACTTCATCACCCAGCGACGGTGGTTCGCGGGCAAGGACCGCACCCTGCGGGGCGTCAAGGTGCGCGAGGTGCTGCCGGTGGCCGTCGGCCGTCGCAAGCCCGTCGCCTACCTCGTGCGTACCGAGGTCGACTACGTCGGCGCGGACTCCGAGCAGTACCTCCTCACGCTGACCGCGGCGCAGGGCGACCGGGCCGACGAGCTGTCGACCTACCGTCCCGACGCCGTCGTGGCCCGGCTCGAGCGCGCCAGCGGCGGCGACGCCGGGCTGCTCATCGACGCGGTGGTCGACGCCGACTTCTGCACCACGCTGCTCGAGACCATCGGACGCAGTCGCGAGCACGCCCTCGACGGCGGCGCCGCGCTCACCGGCGACGGCCGCCCCGAGCTGCGACGCATGCTCGGCAAGGAAGGCCTCGAGGTGCGGCTGATCGGCGCCGAGCAGAGCAACACGTCGGTCATCTTCGGCGACCAGGTCGTGATGAAGCTGATCCGCAAGGTCGACGCCGGTGAGAACCCCGAGGTCGAGGTCGGCGCCGCCCTCACCGCGGAGGGGTTCGACGCGTCGGCGCGCCACTTCGGTGCCCTGCGCTACCAGTCGGGCGGCAGCTCCTCGACCGTCGCCGTGGCGCAGGCCTACGTGCCGAACGAGGGCGATGCGTGGTCCCACACGCTCGACCTCCTCAGCCGGTTCTTCGAGCACGTGGTCACCACCGAGGACGACCCCACCCAGCTCCCGTTCCCGCCCGACGGGCCGCTCGACGCTCCCATCGAGGTCCCCGATCCGGTGGCCGAGCTCGTCGGACCGATGCTCCAGCCCGTCGACCTGCTGGCGGGGCGCCTGGCCGAGCTCCACACGACGCTCGCCGGCGCACCGGGTGAGGCCTTCGCGCCGGAGGTCTTCTCGACGCTGTACCAGCGGTCGCTCTACCAGAGCTTCCGCGGGCAGACCCGCTCGACCATGTCGCTCGTCAGGCGCCGGTTGAAGGACCGCACGGCAGGGTTCGACGACGCGCTGCGCGGCCACCTAGAGGACCTGCTCTCGCGGGAGTCGGACCTCCTCGAGAGCTTCGGACGGGTGCGCGGCCACCGCATCGACGCCCGACGCATCCGCATCCACGGCGACCTCCACCTCGGGCAGGTGCTCTGGACCGGCCGCGACATGGTCATCATCGACTTCGAGGGGGAGCCGTCCCGACCGATCGGTGAGCGTCGCATCAAGCGGTCGCCGCTCGTCGACACCGCCGGCATCCTCCGGTCGTTCCACTACGCCACCAGCGTCTCGCTCGCGGAGCAGGTGGCGCGCGGCGTCGTCGGCGACGACCCCGCCCAGCTGGGCACGATGCGCACCTGGGGCGGGCTGTGGCGTCGATGGATGGAGGCGCTGTTCCTCTCGCGGTACCTGCGGTCGGTGGCCGACGCCGGGCTCGTGCCCGAGGACGAGGACGACCGGCGCGTCCTGCTCGAGCTGTACGGCATGGAGAAGGCGCTCTACGAGCTGCGCTACGAGCTGCAGTACCGCCCGGACTGGGTGCAGGTCCCCCTCGCCTCCCTGCTGGCCGGCATCGACGAAGGCGACTCGTGA
- a CDS encoding alpha-1,4-glucan--maltose-1-phosphate maltosyltransferase produces MAPPERPAAVPRDPTRVVIEGVAPEIDAGRFPAKRVVGESLEVEADVFTDGHDLVAAALWVRPPGDEPTVEHAMVPLGNDRWSSTVVPDRLGRWAFTVVGWVDRFGTWRHGTLRKVEAGQDVDVELQIGAELVRAAAGRAKGPDATLLADVASVLEEGDADGITADGLEAAMRRWASREPLVRYGRTLEVVVERERAGHGAWYEFFPRSASPDPDRHGTLADAADRLPYVASMGFDVVYLPPIHPIGREFRKGPNNSVTSAPGDLGSPWGIGAEEGGHTAVHPELGTLDDLDAFVARASSLGMEVALDIAFQCAPDHPWVTEHPEWFRHRPDGTIQYAENPPKKYQDIYPIDFESEDWEALWDALADVVRFWIGHGVTIFRVDNPHTKPFRFWEWLIASIQADHPEAIFLSEAFTRPKVMHQLAKAGFSQSYTYFAWRQSAWELREYFTELTTPPLVDAFRPNAWPNTPDILTEQLQHGGRPVFVQRLVLAATLSANYGIYGPAFELVAHRAVAPGSEEYLDSEKYQRRVWDLDAPHSLRHLIARVNDIRRSHPALLQNRTLRFHPTDNEQLLCYSKTDPAGGVPVLVVVNVDPHHRQSGFVHLDLETLGVDPHHRYEVHDLLGAARYSWEGSANYVELDPEVLPAHIFAIGRPSRSESDFEHFA; encoded by the coding sequence ATGGCGCCCCCCGAGAGACCCGCGGCCGTGCCGCGCGACCCGACCCGAGTCGTGATCGAGGGTGTGGCGCCGGAGATCGACGCCGGGCGGTTCCCGGCCAAGCGGGTCGTGGGTGAGTCGCTCGAGGTCGAGGCCGATGTCTTCACCGACGGCCACGACCTGGTCGCCGCCGCGCTCTGGGTCCGTCCGCCGGGGGACGAGCCGACCGTCGAGCACGCGATGGTCCCGCTCGGCAACGACCGCTGGTCCTCCACGGTGGTCCCCGACCGGCTCGGACGCTGGGCGTTCACGGTGGTCGGGTGGGTCGACCGCTTCGGCACGTGGCGCCACGGCACGCTCCGCAAGGTGGAGGCGGGACAGGACGTCGACGTCGAGCTGCAGATCGGGGCCGAGCTCGTGCGAGCCGCGGCCGGTCGGGCCAAGGGGCCGGACGCCACGCTGCTCGCCGACGTCGCCTCGGTTCTCGAGGAGGGCGACGCCGACGGCATCACCGCCGACGGGCTGGAGGCGGCGATGCGCCGCTGGGCGAGCCGCGAGCCGCTCGTCCGCTACGGCCGCACCCTCGAGGTCGTCGTCGAGCGCGAGAGGGCGGGGCACGGCGCCTGGTACGAGTTCTTCCCCCGGTCGGCGTCGCCGGACCCCGACCGCCACGGCACGCTCGCCGACGCCGCAGATCGGCTGCCGTACGTGGCCTCGATGGGCTTCGACGTCGTCTACCTCCCGCCGATCCACCCGATCGGCCGTGAGTTCCGCAAGGGCCCCAACAACTCGGTGACGTCCGCGCCCGGCGACCTCGGCAGCCCGTGGGGCATCGGCGCGGAGGAGGGGGGCCACACGGCGGTCCATCCCGAGCTCGGCACGCTCGACGACCTCGACGCCTTCGTGGCCCGGGCGTCGTCGCTCGGGATGGAGGTCGCGCTCGACATCGCGTTCCAGTGCGCCCCCGACCACCCCTGGGTCACCGAGCACCCGGAGTGGTTCCGCCACCGGCCCGACGGCACGATCCAGTACGCCGAGAACCCGCCCAAGAAGTACCAGGACATCTACCCGATCGACTTCGAGTCGGAGGACTGGGAGGCGCTCTGGGACGCGCTGGCCGACGTCGTGCGGTTCTGGATCGGCCACGGGGTGACGATCTTCCGGGTCGACAACCCCCACACCAAGCCGTTCCGCTTCTGGGAGTGGCTGATCGCATCGATCCAGGCCGACCACCCAGAGGCGATCTTCCTGTCCGAGGCGTTCACCCGGCCGAAGGTCATGCACCAGCTGGCCAAGGCGGGCTTCAGCCAGTCCTACACGTACTTCGCGTGGCGCCAGTCGGCCTGGGAGCTCCGTGAGTACTTCACCGAGCTGACCACCCCGCCGCTCGTCGACGCCTTCCGGCCGAACGCGTGGCCGAACACGCCGGACATCCTCACCGAGCAGCTCCAGCACGGCGGGCGCCCGGTGTTCGTCCAGCGCCTGGTGCTCGCCGCCACGTTGTCGGCCAACTACGGGATCTACGGGCCGGCGTTCGAGCTGGTCGCGCACCGCGCCGTCGCGCCGGGCAGCGAGGAGTACCTCGACTCGGAGAAGTACCAGCGCCGCGTGTGGGACCTCGACGCCCCGCACTCGCTGCGCCACCTCATCGCCCGGGTCAACGACATCCGGCGCAGCCACCCGGCGCTCCTCCAGAACCGCACCCTGCGGTTCCACCCGACCGACAACGAGCAGCTGCTCTGCTACTCGAAGACCGACCCCGCCGGCGGGGTCCCGGTGCTGGTGGTCGTCAACGTCGATCCCCACCACCGCCAGAGCGGCTTCGTCCACCTCGACCTCGAGACGCTCGGCGTCGACCCCCACCACCGCTACGAGGTCCACGACCTCCTCGGGGCGGCCCGCTACTCGTGGGAGGGGAGCGCGAACTACGTCGAGCTCGACCCCGAGGTCCTGCCCGCCCACATCTTCGCGATCGGCCGCCCCAGCCGGTCCGAGTCCGACTTCGAGCACTTCGCCTGA
- a CDS encoding fasciclin domain-containing protein, whose translation MSRRRLARLITPVLALAVATAACSSDPGEIVVSGVDPVTAPKDLVETLEAEGFTVLAALVDEAGLNEALSDDGETTYTIFAPSDAAFGELAPGLAELLSGEDDVVAEPPRSTEQGEVNTGQETGVEGEAADAEVDPEATADDGAADGDAATGGDDEADTAAEEGQLPPGDDEQLAGEDPLPSDDDAEDQEGTDAEAETAVPPAPTQVGPRPSRAEIQQLLADILSYHVVEGTYLAADLEGQGSLTSLEGSDLELGSREEEPANEGDEPTTVPTVDGADISATDLRATNGVVHTIDSLLIPEDRQEALDALVASIPVTTDVVSTLQSTGDHGELIAAVQQAGLAQDLVDAGALTLFAPTDAAFQALSPEQRAALSDPEVLASVLGFHGVPQTITTADVANREQVSTLEGQDILIVKDGDTYTVEDVTIDESIVTTNGVVHVIGEILVPDSAMGPGGL comes from the coding sequence ATGTCTCGTCGCCGTCTCGCTCGACTCATCACCCCGGTCCTGGCCCTCGCCGTCGCCACCGCGGCCTGCTCGTCGGATCCCGGCGAGATCGTCGTCTCCGGCGTCGATCCCGTCACCGCCCCGAAGGACCTGGTGGAGACGCTCGAGGCCGAGGGCTTCACCGTCCTGGCCGCCCTCGTCGACGAGGCCGGCCTGAACGAGGCGCTGAGCGACGACGGCGAGACCACCTACACGATCTTCGCCCCGTCCGATGCGGCCTTCGGCGAGCTGGCGCCCGGCCTGGCCGAGCTGCTCTCTGGCGAGGACGACGTCGTGGCCGAGCCACCGCGCTCGACGGAACAGGGCGAGGTGAACACCGGCCAGGAGACCGGCGTGGAGGGCGAGGCCGCGGACGCCGAGGTCGATCCCGAGGCCACCGCCGACGACGGTGCGGCCGACGGCGACGCCGCCACCGGCGGCGACGACGAAGCCGACACCGCCGCCGAGGAGGGCCAGCTCCCGCCGGGCGACGACGAGCAGCTGGCGGGCGAGGATCCCCTGCCGAGCGACGACGACGCCGAGGACCAGGAGGGCACCGACGCGGAGGCCGAGACGGCGGTGCCGCCGGCCCCGACCCAGGTCGGCCCGCGCCCGTCGCGCGCCGAGATCCAGCAGCTCCTGGCCGACATCCTCAGCTACCACGTGGTCGAGGGGACCTACCTCGCCGCGGATCTCGAGGGCCAGGGGTCGCTGACGAGCCTCGAGGGCAGCGATCTGGAGCTCGGCTCCCGCGAGGAGGAGCCCGCCAACGAGGGTGACGAGCCCACCACCGTGCCCACCGTCGACGGCGCGGACATCTCCGCCACCGACCTGCGCGCCACCAACGGCGTCGTCCACACGATCGACTCCCTCCTCATCCCCGAGGATCGCCAGGAGGCGCTCGACGCCCTCGTCGCCTCGATCCCGGTCACGACCGACGTCGTGTCGACGCTGCAGTCGACCGGCGACCACGGCGAGCTCATCGCCGCCGTCCAGCAGGCCGGACTCGCGCAGGACCTCGTCGACGCCGGCGCGCTGACCCTGTTCGCGCCGACCGACGCCGCGTTCCAGGCGCTCTCCCCCGAGCAGCGCGCCGCTCTGTCGGACCCCGAGGTGCTGGCGTCGGTGCTCGGCTTCCACGGCGTGCCCCAGACGATCACGACGGCCGACGTCGCCAACCGGGAGCAGGTCAGCACCCTCGAGGGCCAGGACATCCTCATCGTGAAGGACGGCGACACCTACACCGTCGAGGACGTGACGATCGACGAGTCGATCGTCACCACCAACGGCGTGGTGCACGTGATCGGCGAGATCCTCGTGCCCGACTCGGCGATGGGCCCCGGCGGGCTGTAG